ctgctataactgtgggaaaactggtcatatggccaaagattgcagggcacctaaaaagaccaaaaatgatcctaaacagaaaaataaggcaaacgtagtagatgattctggatattttactggcatggtgtctgaagtcaaccttgtctctaatgtgaccaatgtgagagactggtggcttgattctggagccactaggcattctgtaaattcagaaatgctttctcctcctataacaaagtaggagacgatgagaaattgtttatgggaaactcttctacctctaaagtggtgggaaaaggcaaggttgaattgaaactcacttcaggaaaaactctcgcattgaatgacgtgtatcacgtcccggacatatgcaagaatcttatctcagaaaccatcttacttgggaaaggttttaaatttgtagctgagtctaacaaggttgtaatctctaaaggtggtgatttcgtaggaaaaggatatgtcactgataacatgattaagcttagtgtactttctttgaacttgaatgataatgcatcttcttctgcttatgtttgtgactcctcacatgtttggcatgatagactaggacatgttaatttcaaatctattgaaagacttgctaaattaggctgcattcctaaaataaactttgacaaaggtcataaatgtgaaatttgtgttgaatctaaatatgctagaaaaccctttaacaaaaaggttgaacgtagtacaactcccctagaactaatccactccgatttgggagatttgaaatcaacaccaactagaggtgggaaaaaatggtacatcacttttatagatgatcactcaagatactgtcaggtttatcttcttagaagtaaagatgaagccttagacgctttcaaattatataaacttgaagtagaaaaccaaagaggtgttactattaaaactcttaggtcggaccgaggcggtgagtatgtgatacctataggagaattctgcaaacttaatggcatcattcatgaaactactgcaccttcttcacctgagtcgaatggagtagctgaaaggaaaaaccgaacactcatagatatggtgaacgctatgttagctagttcagggctaccatcgaacctgtggggggaagcaattctctctgcctgctatatcttgaaccgagttccatttaagaaatccgacaaaactccatatgagttatggaaaggaagacaaccgtcctatgcatactttaaagtatgggggtgtttggccaaggtggccactcctcgttccaagaaaaccaaaataggacctaaaactgtagattgtgttttcctaggatatcctgagcacactagtgcttataggttcatggtaattggtgagaacaccataatggaatccagagatgcagtgtttttcgaacacattttccctttagggtctggacctcataaaagggtccgcaatgatctctcagatgttccttcgactagtcaacccccgtctctagatgctgaaaccgaacctagaagaagtaagagggtcagaaccgagaaaggtttcggtccagattttgtgactcttacggtagagtctgaaccccaaacctataaggaagctatgacttctccggaagctcccttctgggaagaagcttcaaataatgagtgggattccattcaacaaaatgaaacttgggagcttgtagacttacctcctggtagtaaaaccataggttgcaagtgggtcttcaaaaggaaacttagaacagatggaactatagaaaaacacaaagctaggttggtagctaaggggtacagacaacaggaaggattagatttctttgatacctattcaccggtcactagaatcacttatatccggatgctgattgctattgcttctatttatgatttgcatatacatcagatggatgttaaaactgcttttttatatggtgaattgaatgaagaaatttatatggaccaacctgaaggttttgttgtgaaaggttttgaagataaagtatgcaaactgaaaaaatctttgtatggtttaaaacaagcacctaaaaagtggcatgaaaaatttaatcatgtaatgatatctaatggcttcaaggttaatgaatctgataaatgtgtttacattaaatctgtggatgattctcatgttattgtgtgcctatatgttgatgatatactcatattaggtagtaaccttgatagtattaataccactaaaagcatgcttaacgaaaactttgacatgaaagacttaggccctgctgatgtaatcttagggatgaaaatcagaaagatgtctgatggatatagtcttagtcaatctcattatgttgaaactgtgcttaagagatttaatcatgaaaatgctaaacctgcaactactccttatgatcccaattgcaaattgaaaaagaacaagggtgagggtatttatcaacttgagtattctcgtgttattggcagtcttatgtatttaatgaactgtacaagacctgatattgcctatactgtgagtagattaagcaggtacacttgcaaccctgggcaggatcactggaatgctctctacagagttctacggtacctgagaggaacttcaaactattgcttaagttttgggaagtatcctgctgtgctagaagggtattgtgatgctaactggatatcagactcagatgagtgcaaatccactagtgggtacatcttcacacttggtggtgcgtctgtgtcatggaagtctaccaaacagacatgtatagcccgatccaccatggagtctgagtttatagccttggagaaagctggataggaagctgaatggatacgaggtttcctgggtggaattccactctggcccaagcctgtgtcttcgatcgcaatccactgtgacagtcaagctgctattggatgcgcaaagaatagtgtatacaacggaaagtctatacatcttcgaagaagacacaagacagtgaaacaactactctctactggcatcatctctttagactttgtaaggtctaaagagaatattgcagatcctttgacgaaagggttatctagagaggtagttagatccacatcgaaggggatgggactcaagctcatagaataaatcgccatgaaggacactcaaccttgtgaatggagctccaagaacaaggttcaatgagataactaatttttggtgatgtcgagaaaAAGCaatatctttgtccctccctatggtgtaaccgtatgatagtgctgcctgcatgttttaggatgatctgtcaagatcttaatgagttccatggctttgcttaaagcggagtgtggcaggacactcttaatggactcacctatgtggatgttggaagtggggccgcttcctatgagaatttgagcttttttctctagagacattcattaagtccgggatttagcccacggccaaaacgggcacaacggcaagagcttggcatctttctcacagaagcacgcacgccgccgccatccgtccggtcggtcgggtcgggctcgggttcgggtgtgggtgtgggtgtgggttcattagatcctatctttttgctgaaaattttggtacgtgttttacacacatgtagaagaatcttcttctttgtctgcacgtgtttgtcttggctttcttgtctgtacgtgtttgtcttgctttccttgtctgcacatttttgtcctggctttcttgtctgtacgtatttgttttgggtttcttgtccgtacatgtttggcttggtttcttgacaacacactgctctaagcctgacaaaagcaacactgtttttaacccaacattaccagtatttctgtcatacgcatggtctggttgcatgcattttgcctctcgtttgtaacgtgttaaacactatataagggaggagtcttgagctcatttgacacaacacagagaaacatctcttctactctccctctgtttttctgtaaacatctcttctactgttttaagttctgccaagctctaagggtaccctcattgtatgctacattgaggggtactaactgtagttgtatcctggaggtgactcgccaactgctgtagcatctcagaggagtggcaggcgatattgcctttaggacagcgtagtttacgtgcctctacattttctgtgcagcaacatcattttgagctaagtatcttcttctcagttacattattagtactttaACCAACAGATTGTTCCAAGGATGTACAACCCAAGGATGCAGTGTTGATGGCGGAAACGGGAAGCAATGATAATGTTTGTGTCATCCACAAGCTTGGTGAAAATACTGGAAAGCTCTTGTGAGtgaatgttgttgtttttttcatGTTTAATCTTATTAGTGATTACCGAATAGCTCTACTCTAATGTCTAAACTTGTGTTTATGGAGGCTTAACACTGAGCTGTGCTTCAAAACTAAATGGTGCAACAATTACAAtgattttgttttctttccttccgTCCTTTTTAGCCATAAATGTTGGTCCCATTGTAGTACGCCAACCATGTCCACTGGTTTTTGCTAGGCGATTGatgttttagtaaaaaaaaataaataattttctttgtAAGTCTCGCATAACTTTTTTTTATTCATGTTGAATTGCAGGGGCTCCAACGGCAAGGGTTGCACAAATAACTATCATCTCGAATGTGCTGATCCGCCCCTGAAGGATGTGCCACCTGGTGGTTGGCATTGTGTCTGTTATGTTAAGAAGAACATAGAGTCAGGTGTTCTTTTTTGCCCTGGAGCAGTAGAATCCAATTTGGATGATGTACAAGTGGAATTGGCAGATTCCGCTAGTGTGGATAGTACTAAAACCAGTTCATGCAATAACAATGATTCTAATGGCAATGTTGAGAAGCTGAAGGAGAGGCTTGTACGTGTCGTTGCGTCAGATTCTAAGTTTGTCGAATACTGGGTTCCTGTTAAGCTTTCCAATGTCCAGCTTGAGCAGTATTGTGGTATCCTACTTTCTAATTCAGCGTTACTTCGTTCATCTTCAAAGAAATATGTTATTGCTGAGGCTCTCTGTAATGTTCTTAGCTCTGCCAGGAAGGTGAGGCTTACTTTTGTTACTCTTGATTCGTTATCTATATATTATCTGATGTTTCACCAATTAATCTAAATGTTCCTTTTCAGTTACATGATTTTCTTCTCATTGTTTGGAGTTTTTACCAGagttttttaaaattttcttggTGGGTATCACCTGTCTTACATGGTTTCTTATATGGGATATGTTTTTGCAGTGTTGCGACCATCCATATTTTGTGAACCCTTCTTTGCAGAAAGTGCTCACAGATGGTCTGTCAGAGGCCGAGTATTTGAATGCCGGAGTAAAAGCAAGTGGCAAACTACAAGTACTTGATAAGATCCTTTCAGAGACAAAAAAGCAAGGCTTAAGAGTACTGATCATTTTTCAGGTGTAGGAGCTGATCCTTGTCGTGTTCTCATTAAATTTCCAGGGTATACTAATCACATTATGTGAGTTATGTCTCACTCTAATGTCTTTGATGTGGCAGTCAAATGTTGGCTCCAGTGGAATCTCTCTGGGAGATGTCTTGGATGATTTTGTGCTTCAGAGATGTGGTGTGGATTCCTACGAACGTGTTGATCGTGGATTCGTTGCATCTGATGAGGAATTTGCCAATCAGAAGCAATCTGCCATGAACAAGTTCAATGATAGGGAAAAAGGGAGAATTGTGTTTTTACTAGATCAGCGTGCTTGCCTCCCAAGCATTAAGCTATCATCAGTTGATATGGTAATTCTATATGACAGCGATTTGAACCCGTACAATGATATGAAAGTTCTGCAGAAGATCACTATTGTCTCGCAGCATGAACAGTTAAAAGTGTTCCGGTTATATTCATTGTATACTGTGGAGGAAATGTTTCTAATTCATGCTAAGCAAGGTCTGGCCGATGATGCACAAAACTTAAACCGTTCCACGATCCATCAGTTGCTTAGATGGGGTGCTTCTTATTTATTCAAAGAATTGGCCGTGTTCCATGGTTCCTCCACATCCTCCGATCCAAAATTTTCTTCTGATAATTTGGTGAAAGAATTACCTGGTCAGCTGCCTGCGAATGCTGGAAGCCCTAGTCCAATCAATTCCTCAATTGTTGTGAAAGTTAATCAAACAGGAGGCACATATTCTAGAGATATATCTTTACCTGGTGAGCTGGAGATGCAGTCGGTTGACGAAGATCTGCCTCATGTCTTCTTCTGGACAAAATTACTGGATAGGAAGACCCCAGAGTGGAGATATTTACCTGCTGCATCCTCACCCTTGGAGAACCGTAAACGAGTCAAGTACTTTGAATGTTCATTGGAAACGGCGGACTTTGACAATGATGATGTCACGAAGAAGAAACGGAAGGGTTTTACCGGTATCACAGATGCACCTGTTGTAGAAGATACAAGAGAAGTCGGTGGTCTCAACAAAGAAGGTAAAAGGATAAATGATACCAATGAGCAGGACCAAGTTGGGTTAGTGCCCTGGGAATTTCCATCACAGCCAGCTATAACTGACAACCATTTTGAGTTGCCTACTTACAATGATGCTTTGCAAGATACAATGCTGCAGCAGTCTGTGCTTATAGACAGATGTGTAGGTGGTACACGTGTAACAGATTTCAGAAGCTTGGGGGTTGTTCCGGACTGCATTAGTCACCATCCTTTACATATTGCTCAATTGACTTATGCTCGGACTTCTCAGACTCTGCTCCAGGGTGACCCTCTTTTAAATGAATTAGTTAGAATTCGCCAAGAGGGGGAGAAAGCTGTGAAATTCCACGAAGAATCGGTTAGTGTTTACAGTACCTTTTCAGTAGTCATTATTCTCTTAGGTGAACTCCTCTAAATCAGTTATTCCAAGTGgattttttatttatgttttgtaTGTGTAGAGAACACGAATCAGATTTGATTATCACAAGGAGGTGCAAGAGGTCTATAAAAAGTATAGCAAGCTTCATTATGATAATGATACTGCATTAGCTCGGACAAAGAATGCAATTGATACAAATCATAACAAAGTCACCATTAATGTGATGTTAGCCAAGTATTTAAGGGACAACTGTCTATGAGACTACCAGGGCTGCTGGATGACATCAAGGTATAGGTCCCTCGACTTTGAATTCTTCTATCgcatttgagaattttttttggtgGCTAtgcaaattttgaaattttgagcTACATTTATAATGCCGTAATAGTTGATGGTCATTTTAATTTGCTTGGGAAAGGATTAGGTCTCATTTTATGTTCCACACGCAATGATCGGTGTAGGAGACGTGGCGTTAGTTTGCTGCTCTCCAAAATTCTGTAAGTCTGTGTAAAAGAGTCTTTTTGTAGAGAACTGAGTAATTACAAATCCTCAACTCAGATGGGGAGTATGGCATTTGTTTTGGTCATACATGCACATAGATAGGTATACATGTATAAACAGTATATGAAATGATTGTTATCAGGTAAAAATTTATCATATCGTTTTTCTGGTTCCATTTTGATGACTAAAACTCAATTATTGTTATCAGGTAAAAAGAATCAAGTATTACAGTAAATACAAATTATATCCCACCAGTAACAGTGAATTTTACCCAATGATTTACCATCTTTAGTTCCCATGGAGCATTCTTTACAAAAAATTGAGTCTACAATGGAGGTGATGCAGACAAGTCTGTTGGGAAATGGTTTCCTGATTTTGAACAAATTTCCGTTAATAAATAGGGTGGTACACTTATAAACTCTGATTCTACAGCTGCAATAAAAGCTTTTGTGTGAGGGAAATAAACTTTGCAGCGGATGCATTGCCGGGTCTCATCTTCGAAGTTCGATCTGACATAGTTGTATTGTTGCGTAGTCTAATCCTTCCTGAATTGTCTCTGTCGGTTGTAAATACGCATTAAGTCTTTCTGTAGGGATAACAAGTGGGGTTGCTGTAGTTCTGTTTTATGCTCTTCTTTGCATAAGAACAACTGCTTTTTAACTTTGAACTCTGCCTCGATTTGTGAGTCGGAGTTTCTTGCTGTAATCttctctttatatatatattaggtatcaccccggcctacggccggggctcaacctttttccgattttttgttgttgtttggggCTTGCGATCCTAGTGTTTTCTGAtcgtgtcaaattagtcggggcttacagTCCCGGCCGTGGTCTCCTATGCAAATTCcagtattttgttggtcgggtcaaattagtcggggcttacagTCCCGACCGTGGTCCCCTACGCAAATTCCAGTATTTTATTGGTCGTGTCAAATTAGCCGTGGCTGATGGCTCTGGCCGTAGTCCCCTACGCAAATTCTTGTATTTTGTTGGTCTGGGCAAATTAGTCGGGGCATGCAGCCCCGACCGTAATCCCCTACGCAAATTCCGGTATTTTTTTGGTCGGGCCAAATAGCCGGGACTTGCATCCCCTGCCGTAGTCCCCTACGCAAATtccggcctacggccggggctcagccatttttgatttcttttctttttgttgtttggtCCCTTACACAAATTCCAGTATTTTGTTTGtcgtgtcaaattagtcggggctgTAGCGCAAATTCCGGTATTTTGTTGATggggtcaaattagtcggggcttacagccccggcCGTGGTCCCCTACACAAATTCCATTATTTTATACATTGCTCACAAAAATGAAAAACCAAACGAGTCCCACTCGTTTTTGTTTTGCGCTTTCAcgctttactttttcttttttggtagcTTACGCGTGTTAGGTCAGGTTAACTAATAAGGGCTCGTTACCTTGGTGGTCGGGCAGAGCCATGTCTAGCTTGAAATTAGCTTTGGTACGGGCCACGACATAATCTATGtcgtccaaaataattaaatctcaAGAGATCAGACGGACGTCTATATAAGACATATAACCAATCGATCTGCATCATATGATGAtaaaatcgatggtcggatttgtaaggtTACAGACATAGCACTTCTATATTTTGTTGATGGGGTCAAATTAGTCAGGGCTTACAACCCCGGCCGTGGTCCCCTACACAATTTCCAGTATTTTGTTTGTCGGGTCAAATTAGTTGTTGTCCCTTACGCAAATTCTGGTATTTTGTTAATGGGAtcaaattagtcggggcctaCAACCCAGGCTGTAGTCCTTTACGCGAAtttcagtattttgttggtcgGTCTAATTAGCCACGACCCACATCCTTGCCGTAGTCTCGCAAATATCTGACGTTGCCGTATGGCCCGTATCTGATCGACTATATATCCCAAATATTGATGCTCAATATCAAtaggatgcttcaaaaaaaaaggataaaaaaacTATCAATCCCGAGAAGAAAAGTCTAAGTCCAAATCTTAACCACGTTGCAaaaggaaattaattttttct
This genomic stretch from Papaver somniferum cultivar HN1 chromosome 5, ASM357369v1, whole genome shotgun sequence harbors:
- the LOC113277250 gene encoding helicase protein MOM1-like; this encodes MPNPLRRKSGSSSLDSKNEEHEEKKRSSPCSNGGKKLSAAKYREILLKNQGREGDEKSDNKKLILDNDLAQVGDGMEIEQNGGHFSESKLINVVQRSGKIGDGRKNLEMSVSMEEGESTVPLEPEEDGGKINVKVCGGGISEDCSKDVQPKDAVLMAETGSNDNVCVIHKLGENTGKLLGSNGKGCTNNYHLECADPPLKDVPPGGWHCVCYVKKNIESGVLFCPGAVESNLDDVQVELADSASVDSTKTSSCNNNDSNGNVEKLKERLVRVVASDSKFVEYWVPVKLSNVQLEQYCGILLSNSALLRSSSKKYVIAEALCNVLSSARKCCDHPYFVNPSLQKVLTDGLSEAEYLNAGVKASGKLQVLDKILSETKKQGLRVLIIFQSNVGSSGISLGDVLDDFVLQRCGVDSYERVDRGFVASDEEFANQKQSAMNKFNDREKGRIVFLLDQRACLPSIKLSSVDMVILYDSDLNPYNDMKVLQKITIVSQHEQLKVFRLYSLYTVEEMFLIHAKQGLADDAQNLNRSTIHQLLRWGASYLFKELAVFHGSSTSSDPKFSSDNLVKELPGQLPANAGSPSPINSSIVVKVNQTGGTYSRDISLPGELEMQSVDEDLPHVFFWTKLLDRKTPEWRYLPAASSPLENRKRVKYFECSLETADFDNDDVTKKKRKGFTGITDAPVVEDTREVGGLNKEGKRINDTNEQDQVGLVPWEFPSQPAITDNHFELPTYNDALQDTMLQQSVLIDRCVGGTRVTDFRSLGVVPDCISHHPLHIAQLTYARTSQTLLQGDPLLNELVRIRQEGEKAVKFHEESRTRIRFDYHKEVQEVYKKYSKLHYDNDTALARTKNAIDTNHNKVTINVMLAKYLRDNCL